A region of uncultured Draconibacterium sp. DNA encodes the following proteins:
- the nusA gene encoding transcription termination factor NusA yields the protein MENINLIDTFAEFKELKNIDRVTMMSVLEDVFRSVLIRQYGTDENFDVIINIDKGDFEIWRNREVVADDEIEDPNLQITLSDALKIDDDYEVGEEVTDEVKLADFGRRAILNLRQNLASKILELEKDHIYGKYKNKIGDIVTGEVYQVWKKEILILDDEGNELILPKSEQIPSDYFRKGDNVRAIVYKVELRNNNPLIILSRTAPAFLERLFELEIPEIFDGLITIKKIVRVPGERAKVAVESYDERIDPVGACVGMKGSRIHGIVRELRNENIDVINYSSNLQLFIKRSLNPAKINSIKILEEDKKAEVYLKPEEVSLAIGKGGLNIRLASQLTGYEIDVYREMEEDDEDVNLDEFADEIESWVIDALKGIGCDTAKNVLNIPRAELIKRTDLEDETIDEVLKILSSEFE from the coding sequence ATGGAAAATATTAACCTGATAGATACTTTTGCCGAATTTAAGGAGCTAAAAAACATTGACAGGGTTACAATGATGAGCGTGCTGGAAGACGTTTTCCGCAGTGTGCTTATCCGTCAGTATGGTACTGATGAAAACTTTGATGTTATTATCAATATTGATAAGGGCGACTTTGAGATTTGGAGAAACCGCGAAGTTGTAGCAGACGACGAGATCGAAGATCCGAATTTGCAAATAACTTTAAGCGATGCGCTGAAAATTGACGACGATTACGAAGTAGGCGAAGAAGTTACCGACGAGGTTAAATTAGCCGATTTTGGTCGCCGTGCAATTTTAAATTTGCGTCAGAATCTGGCCAGTAAAATTCTGGAACTGGAGAAAGACCATATTTACGGAAAGTACAAAAACAAAATTGGCGACATCGTTACAGGTGAAGTTTACCAGGTTTGGAAAAAAGAAATTCTGATTCTTGATGACGAAGGAAACGAATTGATCCTTCCAAAATCAGAGCAAATTCCATCCGATTATTTCCGTAAAGGAGATAACGTTCGCGCCATTGTATATAAAGTAGAATTACGAAATAACAACCCGCTTATTATTTTGTCGCGCACAGCACCGGCTTTCCTCGAGCGTTTGTTCGAGTTGGAGATCCCTGAAATTTTCGATGGATTAATCACCATCAAGAAAATTGTTCGTGTACCGGGCGAGCGTGCTAAAGTAGCGGTTGAATCGTACGACGAACGTATCGATCCGGTTGGAGCATGTGTAGGAATGAAAGGATCGAGAATCCACGGAATCGTTCGTGAGTTACGTAACGAAAACATCGATGTTATCAATTATTCATCGAACCTTCAGTTGTTCATTAAACGATCGCTGAATCCTGCGAAAATTAATTCGATTAAAATTCTGGAAGAAGATAAAAAAGCTGAAGTATATCTGAAGCCGGAAGAAGTTTCGCTGGCAATTGGTAAAGGCGGATTAAATATTCGTTTGGCCAGCCAGTTAACCGGATACGAGATCGATGTTTATCGTGAGATGGAAGAAGACGACGAAGATGTGAACCTGGATGAGTTTGCAGATGAAATTGAAAGCTGGGTAATTGATGCGTTAAAAGGAATCGGTTGCGATACTGCCAAGAACGTATTAAACATCCCGCGTGCTGAATTGATTAAAAGAACCGACCTCGAAGACGAAACTATTGATGAGGTTCTGAAAATTCTTAGTTCAGAATTTGAATAG
- the rimP gene encoding ribosome assembly cofactor RimP codes for MIAKQKVIDLVNERLDDQMFIVDVTISSANDINVYVDGFNGITIEQCIAVSRNVEHNLDRDEEDFSLQVSSPGLTESFKVRQQYEKNTGKEIEVLTADNEKLNGLLLENSEDGIVLETSKREKVEGHKKKQLVVKKHILKYDEIKSAKAVISFK; via the coding sequence ATGATAGCAAAACAGAAAGTAATAGATTTGGTAAATGAACGTCTTGATGATCAGATGTTTATTGTTGATGTGACGATAAGTTCGGCCAACGACATAAATGTGTACGTTGATGGATTTAATGGCATCACTATCGAACAATGTATTGCTGTCAGTCGTAATGTAGAGCACAATCTCGATAGGGATGAAGAGGATTTTTCGTTGCAGGTTTCGTCTCCGGGGCTAACCGAAAGCTTTAAAGTAAGGCAGCAATACGAAAAAAATACCGGTAAAGAAATCGAGGTTTTAACAGCCGACAATGAGAAATTGAATGGGCTGCTTTTGGAAAATAGTGAGGATGGCATAGTACTTGAGACCTCGAAACGCGAAAAAGTGGAGGGTCACAAGAAAAAGCAATTGGTAGTAAAAAAACATATTTTAAAATACGACGAAATAAAAAGTGCGAAAGCGGTTATTTCATTTAAATAA